In one Mastacembelus armatus chromosome 19, fMasArm1.2, whole genome shotgun sequence genomic region, the following are encoded:
- the asb3 gene encoding ankyrin repeat and SOCS box protein 3 isoform X1, whose product MLIVSEQRMDFTQCYPDTVSSVAAAARSGCRRRLRRLIKKGRSVDCRDNRGWKALHEAAAAGNEECLQEILSAVDGSSQGSRAYVNSLTHEGESACYLAAQRGHLSVVQLLLKRHANINQLTNDLSCPLYAAVDGGHKDVVELLVSKGAEVNRTHTASCWTCLHQAVYKGHHEIVRILVNVCNLEARDDHRITPLFVAAQYGQQECLEILVNAGANVNTQAADLATPLLIASQEGHLACVDFLLDHGADPNKACSHDWPQLPIHAAAEFGHISILRRLIAVTDRVCDQYYGMVSPLYTAVHRNESIELLLSEGYSPDAQDCTHILGYCSPLSYALSCTSKNPYSESVRLLIAAGASLSETDWICVFLSGEKDLLQLILEHRWIAPPETLAMNSSVPNRHGKTVLKLQELRGLLCVILNQVHFAAYWLPLLMKAGLEPSLLLQPHMLEHADGAVLNYLLEFVNWSTLSVPLKRILDQRRVEKTWKPCLPFDSIPSLSHICRLQVRSVLGPDLLMRTSVVQQLPVPSPMHGFLKFSDIPEPSYTESPQLLHGGARNGNTQHIHVL is encoded by the exons ATG TTAATTGTTTCGGAGCAGAGGATGGATTTCACTCAGTGCTACCCGGACACCGTGTCCAGTGTCGCCGCTGCAGCTCGGTCGGGCTGCAGGAGGCGGCTGAGGAGGCTGATAAAGAAGGGCCGCAGTGTGGACTGTCGGGACAACCGCGGCTGGAAAGCCCTGCACGAAGCCGCAGCAGCTGGAAATGAAGAGTGTTTACAGGAGATTCTGTCCGCTGTCGACG GCTCCTCCCAGGGCAGTCGGGCCTATGTGAACTCTTTGACACATGAGGGTGAATCGGCCTGTTACCTGGCAGCACAACGTGGACACCTGTCAGTGGTCCAGCTACTCCTGAAAAGACATGCCAACATCAACCAGTTAACTAATGACTTGTCCTGTCCTCTGTATGCAG CTGTGGATGGCGGGCACAAAGATGTTGTGGAACTGCTGGTCAGTAAAGGTGCAGAGGtcaacagaacacacacagcatcctgCTGGACCTGCCTTCATCAAGCTGTATATAAG GGTCACCATGAAATTGTGCGCATACTTGTTAATGTGTGCAACCTGGAGGCACGAGATGACCACAGGATCACACCTCTTTTTGTGGCTGCACAGTATGGACAACAGGAATGTCTAGAAATCCTTGTTAATGCAG GCGCTAATGTGAACACCCAGGCAGCTGATCTGGCCACACCACTGCTGATTGCCTCCCAGGAGGGACACTTGGCATGTGTGGATTTCCTGTTGGACCATGGGGCAGATCCTAACAAAGCCTGCAGTCATGACTGGCCTCAGCTTCCAAttcatgctgctgctgaatttggcCACATCAG TATCCTCAGGAGGCTAATAGCTGTTACGGATCGTGTGTGTGACCAGTACTATGGTATGGTGAGCCCACTGTACACAGCCGTCCACAGAAATGAGTCTATTGAGTTGCTCTTAAGCGAAGGTTATAGCCCCGATGCCCAGGACTGCACACACATCCTGGGCTATTGCTCACCACTCTCCTATGCCTTATCTTGTACAAGCAAAAATCCATACAG TGAATCGGTGAGGTTGCTGATTGCTGCAGGAGCAAGTTTGAGTGAGACAGACTGGATTTGTGTCTTCCTAAGTGGTGAAAAAGACCTGCTGCAACTAATACTTGAGCACAGATGGATTGCTCCACCTGAGACTTTGGCCATGAACTCTTCTGTACCAAACCGCCATGGAAAAACTGTGTTAAAGCTGCAGGAACTAAGAGGGCTGCTTTGCGTGATACTAAACCAAGTACATTTTGCAGCCTACTGGCTTCCTCTGCTTATGAAGGCAGGATTGGAGCCGTCTTTACTGCTGCAGCCCCACAT GTTGGAACATGCAGATGGTGCAGTGTTAAATTACCTGCTAGAGTTTGTAAACTGGTCGACTTTGTCTGTCCCTTTAAAACGCATCTTGGATCAAAGACGGGTGGAAAAGACTTGGAAACCATGTTTACCTTTTG ATTCcattccctctctttctcacatATGCCGGCTTCAAGTTAGGTCAGTGTTGGGACCAGATCTACTGATGAGGACCAGTGTAGTCCAGCAGCTCCCAGTACCGTCCCCAATGCATGGCTTTCTTAAGTTCAGTGACATCCCAGAACCTTCCTATACAGAATCACCACAACTTTTACATGGAGGAGCAAGAAATGGCAATACACAACACATACATGTTCTCTAA
- the asb3 gene encoding ankyrin repeat and SOCS box protein 3 isoform X2: protein MRMDFTQCYPDTVSSVAAAARSGCRRRLRRLIKKGRSVDCRDNRGWKALHEAAAAGNEECLQEILSAVDAAGSSQGSRAYVNSLTHEGESACYLAAQRGHLSVVQLLLKRHANINQLTNDLSCPLYAAVDGGHKDVVELLVSKGAEVNRTHTASCWTCLHQAVYKGHHEIVRILVNVCNLEARDDHRITPLFVAAQYGQQECLEILVNAGANVNTQAADLATPLLIASQEGHLACVDFLLDHGADPNKACSHDWPQLPIHAAAEFGHISILRRLIAVTDRVCDQYYGMVSPLYTAVHRNESIELLLSEGYSPDAQDCTHILGYCSPLSYALSCTSKNPYSESVRLLIAAGASLSETDWICVFLSGEKDLLQLILEHRWIAPPETLAMNSSVPNRHGKTVLKLQELRGLLCVILNQVHFAAYWLPLLMKAGLEPSLLLQPHMLEHADGAVLNYLLEFVNWSTLSVPLKRILDQRRVEKTWKPCLPFDSIPSLSHICRLQVRSVLGPDLLMRTSVVQQLPVPSPMHGFLKFSDIPEPSYTESPQLLHGGARNGNTQHIHVL from the exons ATG AGGATGGATTTCACTCAGTGCTACCCGGACACCGTGTCCAGTGTCGCCGCTGCAGCTCGGTCGGGCTGCAGGAGGCGGCTGAGGAGGCTGATAAAGAAGGGCCGCAGTGTGGACTGTCGGGACAACCGCGGCTGGAAAGCCCTGCACGAAGCCGCAGCAGCTGGAAATGAAGAGTGTTTACAGGAGATTCTGTCCGCTGTCGACG CTGCAGGCTCCTCCCAGGGCAGTCGGGCCTATGTGAACTCTTTGACACATGAGGGTGAATCGGCCTGTTACCTGGCAGCACAACGTGGACACCTGTCAGTGGTCCAGCTACTCCTGAAAAGACATGCCAACATCAACCAGTTAACTAATGACTTGTCCTGTCCTCTGTATGCAG CTGTGGATGGCGGGCACAAAGATGTTGTGGAACTGCTGGTCAGTAAAGGTGCAGAGGtcaacagaacacacacagcatcctgCTGGACCTGCCTTCATCAAGCTGTATATAAG GGTCACCATGAAATTGTGCGCATACTTGTTAATGTGTGCAACCTGGAGGCACGAGATGACCACAGGATCACACCTCTTTTTGTGGCTGCACAGTATGGACAACAGGAATGTCTAGAAATCCTTGTTAATGCAG GCGCTAATGTGAACACCCAGGCAGCTGATCTGGCCACACCACTGCTGATTGCCTCCCAGGAGGGACACTTGGCATGTGTGGATTTCCTGTTGGACCATGGGGCAGATCCTAACAAAGCCTGCAGTCATGACTGGCCTCAGCTTCCAAttcatgctgctgctgaatttggcCACATCAG TATCCTCAGGAGGCTAATAGCTGTTACGGATCGTGTGTGTGACCAGTACTATGGTATGGTGAGCCCACTGTACACAGCCGTCCACAGAAATGAGTCTATTGAGTTGCTCTTAAGCGAAGGTTATAGCCCCGATGCCCAGGACTGCACACACATCCTGGGCTATTGCTCACCACTCTCCTATGCCTTATCTTGTACAAGCAAAAATCCATACAG TGAATCGGTGAGGTTGCTGATTGCTGCAGGAGCAAGTTTGAGTGAGACAGACTGGATTTGTGTCTTCCTAAGTGGTGAAAAAGACCTGCTGCAACTAATACTTGAGCACAGATGGATTGCTCCACCTGAGACTTTGGCCATGAACTCTTCTGTACCAAACCGCCATGGAAAAACTGTGTTAAAGCTGCAGGAACTAAGAGGGCTGCTTTGCGTGATACTAAACCAAGTACATTTTGCAGCCTACTGGCTTCCTCTGCTTATGAAGGCAGGATTGGAGCCGTCTTTACTGCTGCAGCCCCACAT GTTGGAACATGCAGATGGTGCAGTGTTAAATTACCTGCTAGAGTTTGTAAACTGGTCGACTTTGTCTGTCCCTTTAAAACGCATCTTGGATCAAAGACGGGTGGAAAAGACTTGGAAACCATGTTTACCTTTTG ATTCcattccctctctttctcacatATGCCGGCTTCAAGTTAGGTCAGTGTTGGGACCAGATCTACTGATGAGGACCAGTGTAGTCCAGCAGCTCCCAGTACCGTCCCCAATGCATGGCTTTCTTAAGTTCAGTGACATCCCAGAACCTTCCTATACAGAATCACCACAACTTTTACATGGAGGAGCAAGAAATGGCAATACACAACACATACATGTTCTCTAA
- the asb3 gene encoding ankyrin repeat and SOCS box protein 3 isoform X3, which yields MDFTQCYPDTVSSVAAAARSGCRRRLRRLIKKGRSVDCRDNRGWKALHEAAAAGNEECLQEILSAVDAAGSSQGSRAYVNSLTHEGESACYLAAQRGHLSVVQLLLKRHANINQLTNDLSCPLYAAVDGGHKDVVELLVSKGAEVNRTHTASCWTCLHQAVYKGHHEIVRILVNVCNLEARDDHRITPLFVAAQYGQQECLEILVNAGANVNTQAADLATPLLIASQEGHLACVDFLLDHGADPNKACSHDWPQLPIHAAAEFGHISILRRLIAVTDRVCDQYYGMVSPLYTAVHRNESIELLLSEGYSPDAQDCTHILGYCSPLSYALSCTSKNPYSESVRLLIAAGASLSETDWICVFLSGEKDLLQLILEHRWIAPPETLAMNSSVPNRHGKTVLKLQELRGLLCVILNQVHFAAYWLPLLMKAGLEPSLLLQPHMLEHADGAVLNYLLEFVNWSTLSVPLKRILDQRRVEKTWKPCLPFDSIPSLSHICRLQVRSVLGPDLLMRTSVVQQLPVPSPMHGFLKFSDIPEPSYTESPQLLHGGARNGNTQHIHVL from the exons ATGGATTTCACTCAGTGCTACCCGGACACCGTGTCCAGTGTCGCCGCTGCAGCTCGGTCGGGCTGCAGGAGGCGGCTGAGGAGGCTGATAAAGAAGGGCCGCAGTGTGGACTGTCGGGACAACCGCGGCTGGAAAGCCCTGCACGAAGCCGCAGCAGCTGGAAATGAAGAGTGTTTACAGGAGATTCTGTCCGCTGTCGACG CTGCAGGCTCCTCCCAGGGCAGTCGGGCCTATGTGAACTCTTTGACACATGAGGGTGAATCGGCCTGTTACCTGGCAGCACAACGTGGACACCTGTCAGTGGTCCAGCTACTCCTGAAAAGACATGCCAACATCAACCAGTTAACTAATGACTTGTCCTGTCCTCTGTATGCAG CTGTGGATGGCGGGCACAAAGATGTTGTGGAACTGCTGGTCAGTAAAGGTGCAGAGGtcaacagaacacacacagcatcctgCTGGACCTGCCTTCATCAAGCTGTATATAAG GGTCACCATGAAATTGTGCGCATACTTGTTAATGTGTGCAACCTGGAGGCACGAGATGACCACAGGATCACACCTCTTTTTGTGGCTGCACAGTATGGACAACAGGAATGTCTAGAAATCCTTGTTAATGCAG GCGCTAATGTGAACACCCAGGCAGCTGATCTGGCCACACCACTGCTGATTGCCTCCCAGGAGGGACACTTGGCATGTGTGGATTTCCTGTTGGACCATGGGGCAGATCCTAACAAAGCCTGCAGTCATGACTGGCCTCAGCTTCCAAttcatgctgctgctgaatttggcCACATCAG TATCCTCAGGAGGCTAATAGCTGTTACGGATCGTGTGTGTGACCAGTACTATGGTATGGTGAGCCCACTGTACACAGCCGTCCACAGAAATGAGTCTATTGAGTTGCTCTTAAGCGAAGGTTATAGCCCCGATGCCCAGGACTGCACACACATCCTGGGCTATTGCTCACCACTCTCCTATGCCTTATCTTGTACAAGCAAAAATCCATACAG TGAATCGGTGAGGTTGCTGATTGCTGCAGGAGCAAGTTTGAGTGAGACAGACTGGATTTGTGTCTTCCTAAGTGGTGAAAAAGACCTGCTGCAACTAATACTTGAGCACAGATGGATTGCTCCACCTGAGACTTTGGCCATGAACTCTTCTGTACCAAACCGCCATGGAAAAACTGTGTTAAAGCTGCAGGAACTAAGAGGGCTGCTTTGCGTGATACTAAACCAAGTACATTTTGCAGCCTACTGGCTTCCTCTGCTTATGAAGGCAGGATTGGAGCCGTCTTTACTGCTGCAGCCCCACAT GTTGGAACATGCAGATGGTGCAGTGTTAAATTACCTGCTAGAGTTTGTAAACTGGTCGACTTTGTCTGTCCCTTTAAAACGCATCTTGGATCAAAGACGGGTGGAAAAGACTTGGAAACCATGTTTACCTTTTG ATTCcattccctctctttctcacatATGCCGGCTTCAAGTTAGGTCAGTGTTGGGACCAGATCTACTGATGAGGACCAGTGTAGTCCAGCAGCTCCCAGTACCGTCCCCAATGCATGGCTTTCTTAAGTTCAGTGACATCCCAGAACCTTCCTATACAGAATCACCACAACTTTTACATGGAGGAGCAAGAAATGGCAATACACAACACATACATGTTCTCTAA
- the c19h10orf88 gene encoding ATPase PAAT — protein sequence MVDIAVKTGSAWVCHAQGHDLAHVLVPVHISNADTDGEEFSQLEEDKANHPALLEQVEEGSPCVLTLQCSPSSPAIISRLLVISEARTIEVYDQTGEYCGTVRGTRDNSIQPEHEDRGPFYRKQLILEHPSSACEVKLLSLGGRSTVLVCRVVVGLQPQQPCQARGPGIDMEQVQCLVEEMGTSLSAGAQNLMDMVHFQQKNQTSSLGSFFPLLMGSGALSALAREGVSTQPQPPHSRLPVGSVSPADVVPPPQNGVSDGSSSSSPDLQNTVSPQLTEMMSHFLKGQEGRQALSSAPDLLPMLQSICGQVTQLRLDDAAAAAEKETMMRNGTWELDSAMERRLEEMEKRLKEHVDRRLDALEQKLEKALLSALPLAALNQGAMSSSAVGAAPSGLPEQTAQTPAMH from the exons ATGGTGGACATTGCAGTGAAAACTGGATCTGCTTGGGTCTGTCATGCTCAAGGACATGACCTGGCCCATGTCCTGGTTCCTGTTCACATCAGTAACGCAGACACTGATGGAGAGGAGTTTAGCCAGTTAGAGGAAGACAAGGCAAATCA CCCAGCACTgctggagcaggtggaggaaggGTCTCCTTGTGTCCTGACGCTCCAGTGCAGCCCCAGCTCCCCTGCCATCATCAGTCGCTTGCTGGTCATCAGCGAAGCTCGAACCATAGAGGTGTACGACCAGACAGGAGAATACTGCGGAACAGTACGGGGGACGAGGGACAACAGCATCCAGCCAGAACA TGAAGACAGAGGACCTTTCTACAGGAAACAGCTAATCCTGGAGCATCCATCCTCAGCCTGTGAAGTGAAG CTGCTCTCCCTCGGTGGTAGAAGCACTGTTTTGGTGTGTCGAGTTGTTGTGGGTCTTCAGCCGCAGCAGCCCTGCCAGGCTCGTGGACCTGGCATCGACATGGAGCAGGTGCAGTGTCTGGTTGAGGAGATGGGGACGAGCCTCTCAGCAGGAGCCCAGAACCTCATGGACATGGTCCACTTCCAGCAGAAG AACCAGACCAGCTCTCTGGGCAGTTTCTTTCCTCTCTTGATGGGCAGTGGTGCTCTATCTGCCCTGGCTCGGGAAGGCGTCAGCACCCAGCCTCAGCCTCCACACTCCAGG ctTCCAGTCGGCTCCGTCAGTCCTGCGGATGTAGTACCACCACCTCAGAACGGAGTGTCAGATGGTTCTAGCTCCTCGTCCCCAGACCTGCAGAACACAG TCTCACCTCAGCTGACGGAGATGATGTCACACTTCCTGAAAGGACAGGAAGGTAGACAGGCGTTAAGCTCCGCCCCTGACCTGCTGCCCATGCTCCAGAGCATCTGTGGTCAGGTGACGCAGCTGAGGCTGGATGacgctgcagcagcagcagagaaggaGACAATGATGAGAAATGGAACATG GGAGTTGGACTCAGCCATGGAACGCCGtctggaggagatggagaagaggTTGAAGGAGCATGTGGACCGGCGCCTGGACGCTCTGGAGCAGAAACTGGAGAAGGCCCTGCTGAGTGCCCTCCCACTGGCTGCCCTGAACCAGGGAGCAATGAGCAGCTCAGCAGTAGGAGCAGCACCCTCCGGACTGCCAGAGCAGACCGCCCAAACACCAGCCATGCACTAA